From a single Candidatus Neomarinimicrobiota bacterium genomic region:
- a CDS encoding NAD(P)/FAD-dependent oxidoreductase has product MIRRDWDVIVVGGGPAGTVFARYAAENGLSVLILEKDREIGLPVRCGEGVSMRGLEAFTPVNPRWICRKISAVDFYAPDGTLVELDFKLEGAILDRRVFDRDLADLAVQAGARIYTRANVTDLILEGDYVRGVVVRYRHEDLKLMSRLVIAADGVESRIARKAGIKTAVIPENMDSCVQVTAHGLNINPDALSFYMKREYAPGGYVWVFPKSETSANVGLGISGNFARKISPYKSLMKFMRDTFPNASWSSLVAGGVPTDKTLDRITANGLMIVGDAARMVNPLSGGGIHAAMRAGKLAADTAVEALKQNDVSEDFLKRYAKAWHDEAGKNHEGLYRLKEVVNKLTDEDLDKLGHKMVAIPKEKRSLTRIFKSVAWNNPRLIMDVVRAFAGI; this is encoded by the coding sequence ATGATTAGACGGGACTGGGATGTCATCGTTGTGGGGGGTGGACCTGCGGGGACGGTGTTTGCCCGTTATGCTGCTGAAAATGGCCTCTCTGTGCTGATTCTTGAAAAAGACCGTGAAATCGGATTGCCGGTCCGTTGTGGTGAAGGAGTCAGTATGCGCGGACTTGAAGCTTTTACTCCCGTGAATCCCCGGTGGATTTGCCGAAAAATCAGTGCTGTGGATTTTTACGCCCCTGACGGGACATTGGTGGAACTGGATTTTAAATTGGAGGGAGCCATTCTGGACCGGCGTGTCTTTGACAGGGATCTTGCGGACCTGGCCGTTCAGGCCGGTGCGCGGATCTATACCCGGGCGAATGTTACCGATCTGATTCTTGAAGGGGATTATGTGCGGGGTGTTGTTGTCCGTTATCGGCATGAGGATTTAAAACTTATGTCCCGACTTGTCATTGCTGCTGACGGGGTGGAAAGTCGCATTGCCCGAAAAGCCGGCATTAAAACAGCCGTCATCCCGGAAAATATGGATAGTTGTGTACAGGTAACAGCCCATGGATTGAATATTAACCCCGATGCCCTGAGTTTTTATATGAAACGGGAATATGCACCCGGCGGATATGTGTGGGTTTTTCCTAAAAGTGAAACATCAGCCAATGTAGGGCTGGGCATCAGTGGAAATTTTGCCCGTAAAATCAGTCCCTATAAATCCCTTATGAAATTTATGAGAGATACCTTTCCAAATGCATCCTGGAGCAGCTTAGTTGCCGGTGGTGTGCCTACAGACAAAACTCTGGACCGGATTACGGCGAACGGATTAATGATTGTAGGTGATGCAGCCAGGATGGTGAATCCTCTGAGTGGCGGAGGAATCCATGCGGCTATGCGGGCTGGAAAACTGGCAGCGGATACAGCAGTTGAAGCACTGAAACAGAATGATGTGTCAGAAGATTTTCTGAAACGGTATGCCAAAGCCTGGCATGATGAAGCCGGGAAAAATCATGAGGGACTTTATCGTCTGAAGGAGGTGGTTAACAAACTGACAGATGAGGATCTGGATAAGCTGGGACACAAGATGGTGGCTATCCCGAAAGAAAAAAGAAGCCTGACCCGGATATTTAAATCAGTTGCCTGGAATAACCCCCGTCTGATTATGGATGTGGTCCGGGCATTTGCCGGAATTTAA
- a CDS encoding DEAD/DEAH box helicase gives MRLTESFLREIGLNRFVAFDVETTGLEPESCDVIQFSASVFELGKFKETRSFFCKPRGEIPEFIRQLTRITDEMVQDEKPFPQRIDEVLDIFGDSPIVGHNIKFDLAFLVPHLKEPFTNPVVDTVELSRIFLYYLPDRKLESLAAHFNLQTEGAHRADVDTENTGELFLRLLDIMVYYDYPVYDQLATIAAPLAQTPNTWLYQRFLSVYQARGRIREENLSPLHPVPKNALGEFKKGADEFNEDREDATLQKVNPRDIQDVFGMNGILSRKLKGYELRPGQIRFASDIVTALNKGNSLVGEAGTGVGKSLAYLIPAIKWVRKNRDANFSVVVSSNTKALQEQLFGKEIPFIQKEIDPDFTATLLKGRKNYICLTRWEQFYQNLDGAVDIFDRGNVLPLIVWLRETQTGDIEENSGFRASRYTTIWSKICSETGYCTTKRCSDKGGCYLGKIRWKSQKADLVVVNHSLLLSDAASDNQVLPDHPILVIDEAHNLTKSAYKYFAVEVGPWIIDQVLEAFFRQGRDNFGLLVLLNRKINKLSISESLKNSLLKRISAFEEETLKLQRESRQFFTRFLDFVNENIRSMNQRYILKSRYKPHQNPFEHTGLDKSRDDLLKRYEKIIPDFQNFRDTLEKFPLKERLPMSALLDDFDTSLKSLEELKQNLETVLIPEHDDWVYWYEVPVDPKNFNIGLYAVPLAVDAYIYERILRRKHSVIATSATLTIAGSFEYFNKTTGFSRFDPARLMCRVYESPFDYASQCAVYVPTFLGDPGHVKFEENVAGLLNEIAARFQPGMLVLATSYYSIKQLSERMHIPYKEENVPLIYQAGSASRSALLNRFRESGNATLIGTESFWEGVDIPGDALEMLVMLKLPFAVPSEPIVEAITEKMKESGKNPFLEYSVPEAVIKFKQGFGRLIRSRRDTGVALFLDNRLSFKRYGRIFMDSLPGKYSFVKNKEDFFRHLEIWYRRKRQSR, from the coding sequence ATGCGATTAACTGAAAGCTTTCTGCGTGAAATTGGATTAAACCGTTTTGTGGCATTTGATGTGGAAACGACAGGACTGGAACCGGAGAGCTGTGATGTGATACAGTTTTCGGCATCTGTCTTTGAACTGGGTAAATTTAAAGAAACCCGGAGCTTTTTCTGTAAACCCCGGGGGGAGATCCCTGAATTTATCCGGCAACTGACCCGGATTACCGATGAGATGGTTCAGGATGAAAAACCCTTTCCCCAACGGATTGATGAAGTTCTTGATATCTTTGGGGACAGCCCGATTGTAGGGCATAACATCAAATTTGACCTGGCCTTTCTTGTGCCGCATTTGAAAGAACCTTTTACAAATCCTGTTGTGGATACGGTGGAGCTCTCCAGAATATTTCTCTATTATCTGCCGGACCGGAAACTGGAATCCCTGGCCGCACACTTTAATCTTCAAACAGAAGGAGCTCATCGGGCTGATGTGGACACGGAAAACACCGGTGAACTCTTTCTCCGTCTTCTCGATATCATGGTGTATTATGATTATCCTGTCTATGATCAGCTTGCAACAATTGCCGCTCCTTTAGCCCAGACTCCTAATACCTGGCTCTATCAGCGCTTTCTGTCGGTGTATCAGGCCCGGGGAAGAATCCGGGAAGAAAATCTTTCACCCCTCCATCCAGTCCCCAAAAATGCCTTGGGAGAATTTAAAAAGGGTGCTGATGAATTCAACGAAGACCGGGAAGATGCGACCCTTCAGAAAGTGAATCCCCGGGATATTCAGGATGTTTTCGGGATGAACGGCATCCTTTCACGGAAATTGAAGGGTTATGAACTCCGGCCGGGGCAGATTCGTTTTGCGTCCGATATTGTTACAGCCCTGAATAAAGGAAATTCCCTGGTGGGAGAAGCAGGCACAGGTGTTGGAAAATCCCTGGCCTACCTGATTCCTGCTATCAAGTGGGTGAGAAAAAACCGGGATGCCAATTTTTCCGTTGTGGTCTCATCCAACACCAAAGCCCTTCAGGAACAGCTCTTCGGTAAGGAAATCCCCTTTATACAAAAAGAGATTGATCCTGATTTCACGGCAACCCTGCTGAAAGGACGGAAAAACTACATTTGTTTGACCCGCTGGGAACAATTTTATCAGAATTTGGACGGAGCGGTGGATATTTTCGATCGGGGAAATGTGCTCCCCCTGATTGTGTGGCTCCGCGAAACCCAGACAGGCGACATTGAAGAAAACAGCGGTTTCAGAGCTTCCCGTTATACTACAATCTGGAGCAAAATCTGCAGCGAAACGGGATATTGTACCACGAAACGATGTAGTGACAAAGGGGGATGTTATCTGGGAAAGATTCGCTGGAAATCCCAAAAAGCCGATCTGGTGGTCGTAAATCACTCCCTCTTACTCAGCGATGCTGCTTCTGATAACCAGGTGCTGCCTGATCACCCCATTCTGGTGATTGATGAGGCGCATAATCTGACCAAAAGCGCTTATAAGTATTTTGCCGTTGAAGTGGGACCCTGGATCATTGATCAGGTTCTGGAAGCCTTTTTCCGGCAGGGAAGGGATAATTTCGGACTGTTGGTTTTACTAAACCGGAAAATCAATAAACTGTCAATCTCCGAATCCCTTAAAAATTCTCTTTTGAAACGAATCAGTGCTTTTGAAGAAGAAACCCTTAAACTGCAACGGGAATCACGTCAGTTTTTTACCCGTTTTCTGGATTTTGTCAACGAGAACATTCGTTCCATGAATCAGCGGTATATCCTGAAATCCCGGTATAAACCTCATCAAAATCCCTTTGAACACACGGGACTGGATAAAAGCAGGGATGATCTGCTCAAGCGGTACGAGAAAATTATTCCGGATTTTCAGAATTTCAGGGATACCCTGGAGAAGTTCCCCCTGAAAGAACGGTTGCCCATGAGTGCATTGCTGGATGATTTTGATACATCGCTCAAATCGCTGGAAGAATTAAAGCAAAATCTGGAAACGGTACTGATTCCTGAACATGATGACTGGGTTTACTGGTACGAGGTGCCTGTAGATCCCAAGAATTTTAATATCGGGCTGTATGCCGTTCCGCTGGCAGTAGATGCCTATATCTATGAACGGATACTGCGTCGGAAACATTCGGTGATTGCCACATCGGCAACCCTGACCATTGCCGGTTCTTTTGAGTATTTTAACAAAACAACGGGATTTTCCCGGTTTGATCCGGCCCGTCTGATGTGCCGCGTTTATGAAAGTCCTTTTGACTATGCCAGTCAGTGTGCCGTGTATGTTCCCACATTTCTGGGTGATCCGGGACATGTGAAATTTGAAGAAAACGTGGCCGGTCTTCTGAATGAAATTGCTGCCCGGTTTCAGCCCGGTATGCTGGTTTTGGCGACCTCTTATTACTCCATCAAGCAGCTCAGTGAACGAATGCATATCCCCTATAAAGAGGAGAATGTTCCCCTGATTTACCAGGCGGGATCGGCATCCCGAAGTGCTCTTCTGAACCGTTTTCGTGAATCTGGCAATGCCACCCTGATTGGTACGGAATCTTTTTGGGAGGGGGTGGATATTCCCGGGGATGCCCTGGAAATGCTTGTGATGCTGAAACTCCCCTTTGCCGTTCCATCGGAACCCATTGTGGAAGCCATTACGGAAAAAATGAAAGAGAGTGGAAAAAATCCATTTCTGGAGTATTCCGTCCCCGAAGCGGTCATCAAATTCAAACAGGGATTCGGGCGCCTGATCAGAAGCCGCCGCGATACGGGAGTTGCCCTTTTTCTGGATAACCGGCTCAGTTTTAAACGATATGGACGGATATTCATGGATTCACTTCCGGGAAAATATTCCTTTGTAAAAAATAAAGAAGATTTCTTCAGGCACCTGGAAATCTGGTACCGTCGAAAAAGACAATCCAGATAA
- a CDS encoding ATP-binding cassette domain-containing protein: MIKVEHLTKHYGHVKAVDDISFHVRDGEILGFLGPNGAGKSTTLRIMTSYLTPTSGNIYINDLNVLDDSLDIRKIIGYLPENNPLYPEMNVYDFLKFSAAARKIEGKAFENRLKEVSEMCGLHGVIHKQISELSKGYKQRTGLAQAIFHDPEILILDEPTTGLDPNQIVEIRNLIKQLGKEKTVVISSHILQEIQATADRMVIINKGKIAANGTIDELMSSFKGFTRLHLEIEGVMNARDLTDIHEKIKLADSQTLNGMTKVVIEYPNTLDLRKDVFQYAVKKGWTLLEMNRHRISLEDMFRILTVEEGGKA, encoded by the coding sequence ATGATCAAAGTTGAACACCTCACAAAGCATTACGGACATGTAAAGGCTGTGGATGACATCTCTTTTCATGTCCGGGACGGAGAAATCCTGGGATTTCTTGGTCCCAACGGTGCCGGAAAATCGACAACCCTCCGGATCATGACATCCTATCTGACCCCGACGTCAGGAAACATTTATATCAATGACCTGAATGTCCTTGACGACTCTTTGGATATCCGGAAAATCATCGGTTATCTTCCGGAAAACAATCCCCTTTATCCGGAAATGAATGTTTATGATTTTCTGAAATTTTCCGCTGCAGCCCGGAAGATTGAAGGAAAAGCCTTTGAAAACCGCCTGAAAGAAGTGTCCGAAATGTGCGGACTTCATGGCGTGATTCATAAACAGATATCAGAGTTATCCAAGGGGTATAAACAACGGACAGGCCTGGCCCAGGCGATTTTTCACGATCCGGAAATTCTGATTCTGGATGAACCGACTACCGGTCTGGATCCCAATCAGATTGTAGAAATCCGGAACCTCATCAAACAACTGGGAAAAGAGAAAACAGTGGTTATCTCATCCCATATCCTTCAGGAAATTCAGGCGACGGCGGACCGTATGGTGATTATCAATAAGGGAAAAATTGCTGCGAACGGGACCATTGACGAACTCATGAGCAGTTTCAAAGGATTTACACGCCTGCACCTGGAAATTGAAGGAGTAATGAATGCCCGGGATTTGACGGATATCCATGAGAAAATCAAACTTGCTGACAGCCAAACACTTAATGGAATGACTAAAGTAGTGATTGAATATCCGAATACCCTGGATTTGAGAAAGGATGTTTTTCAGTACGCGGTGAAAAAAGGGTGGACACTTCTGGAAATGAATCGCCATCGCATTTCTTTGGAAGATATGTTTAGAATTCTCACCGTGGAGGAAGGAGGAAAGGCATGA
- a CDS encoding ABC transporter permease subunit yields MNTIRLIYRKEMSTYFNSAVAYITLIIFLLINGWFFTSSFFLVGQSDLRILFNSVPLVFIFFIPAITMGSLARENHAGTMEFLTTLPVDDYQIVLGKFFSAVALIGVGLLFTLPHFITLLFVGTSPDIGAILCGYLGLLLVGAMYASIGIFGSAVSNNQITSFLLSFIVIFALYLFDKILIFVPPFLSGILQFLSTDYHFSNISRGVIDSRNIIYFLSVIFFFLTLSVRVLEIRKWR; encoded by the coding sequence ATGAACACAATCCGATTGATATACCGGAAAGAAATGAGCACATATTTTAACAGTGCCGTTGCATATATCACCCTGATTATTTTTCTCCTGATCAACGGCTGGTTTTTCACCAGTTCTTTTTTTCTGGTCGGCCAGTCCGATCTGAGAATATTATTCAATTCCGTTCCCCTGGTTTTTATCTTTTTCATCCCTGCCATCACTATGGGATCACTGGCCCGGGAAAATCATGCCGGCACCATGGAATTCCTTACCACACTGCCGGTGGATGATTACCAGATTGTTCTTGGAAAATTCTTTTCTGCCGTGGCTTTGATCGGGGTTGGACTTCTTTTTACCCTGCCTCATTTTATCACCCTGCTTTTTGTGGGGACCAGTCCGGATATCGGAGCCATTTTGTGCGGGTATTTGGGGCTACTTCTGGTAGGGGCCATGTACGCCTCTATCGGGATCTTCGGCAGTGCCGTATCCAATAACCAGATTACTTCTTTCCTCCTGAGTTTTATTGTCATCTTTGCCCTTTATCTTTTTGATAAAATTCTCATTTTTGTCCCCCCCTTTCTTAGCGGTATTTTGCAGTTTCTCAGTACAGACTACCACTTCAGTAATATCAGCAGAGGTGTCATTGATTCAAGGAATATTATCTATTTTCTTTCGGTTATCTTCTTTTTTCTGACACTTTCTGTCAGAGTCCTTGAAATTCGGAAATGGAGGTAA
- a CDS encoding GldG family protein: MAHINNKKQFALFIVLLAVILILVNIISRSLFFRWDLTRGNIYSLSESSKSIVNQLDDRMTARVFFSKDLPGEYVNSRRYLQDILEEYRAYSNGNFHFEFVNPDDNEKAKQEASGYRIPPVQLRVLENDKLEIKNVYMGLVLLYRDKKEVLPVIQTTEGLEYDLTAAIKKMLAKDLKSIGLIAGKGEGVQTNQLTQFLNQTYRVRPAFLNKPVPLDIDLILMNGVMDSLSMDELYHLDQFLMRGGKLFLSQARQEAKVQEGMAESISSNIFSFLEHYGLTINPDIVIDKLCSQIQIQQRQGIFTFNNAVDYPPIPVIRRFNEENPIVAGLDEVRVFFPHEITAAPDSGTFTPLLWTSKNSGSLAEGYFPAPSMGGNYTLRNGYNIYPMDNKQLRKFDKGPMVVAGLRTGPQTSFFADSSEYAQKEGFLAFTDNINLLLITDNRFFDDTRAAGIPENTALILNAADVMTGDAELVSIRNRGIKVRPLKPEILTSDTARNVWKWVNIITPSLLVILFALFKAGQNRKKRRKLEEYYD; the protein is encoded by the coding sequence ATGGCCCACATCAATAATAAAAAACAGTTTGCACTCTTTATTGTTTTATTGGCCGTGATTTTGATACTTGTCAATATCATATCCCGGTCCCTCTTTTTCCGCTGGGATCTGACCCGGGGGAATATCTATTCTCTGAGTGAATCCAGCAAATCAATTGTAAATCAACTTGATGACAGGATGACTGCCCGGGTTTTCTTTTCCAAAGATTTACCCGGAGAATATGTGAATTCCCGGCGGTATCTGCAGGATATCCTGGAGGAATACAGGGCTTATTCAAATGGAAATTTTCATTTTGAATTTGTCAATCCCGATGACAATGAGAAAGCCAAACAAGAAGCTTCGGGATACCGGATTCCTCCGGTGCAACTCCGGGTTCTGGAAAATGATAAACTGGAAATTAAAAATGTCTATATGGGACTGGTTCTGTTGTACCGGGATAAAAAGGAGGTTTTGCCTGTCATACAGACAACGGAAGGGCTCGAATACGATCTGACGGCGGCAATTAAAAAGATGCTGGCAAAGGATTTGAAATCGATCGGACTCATTGCCGGTAAAGGAGAAGGCGTACAAACCAATCAGCTTACCCAGTTTTTGAATCAGACCTACCGGGTGCGTCCTGCGTTCCTGAATAAACCTGTCCCGTTGGATATTGATCTTATTCTCATGAATGGTGTGATGGATTCCCTTTCGATGGATGAGCTCTACCATTTGGACCAGTTCCTGATGCGCGGGGGAAAATTGTTCCTTTCTCAGGCAAGGCAGGAAGCAAAAGTCCAGGAAGGCATGGCGGAATCCATCAGTTCGAATATCTTTTCGTTCCTGGAACATTATGGATTAACCATCAATCCCGATATTGTTATAGACAAACTCTGCAGCCAGATTCAGATTCAGCAACGGCAGGGTATTTTCACATTCAACAATGCCGTGGATTATCCGCCCATTCCCGTGATACGTCGGTTCAATGAAGAAAACCCCATTGTGGCCGGACTGGATGAGGTACGGGTCTTTTTTCCTCATGAAATCACGGCAGCGCCTGATTCCGGGACTTTTACTCCCCTGTTGTGGACATCCAAAAATTCCGGTTCATTGGCTGAGGGCTATTTTCCGGCCCCATCCATGGGTGGCAATTATACCCTTCGGAACGGGTACAATATCTATCCGATGGATAATAAACAGCTTCGGAAATTTGATAAAGGCCCCATGGTTGTTGCCGGATTGCGGACAGGACCACAGACCAGTTTCTTTGCCGACAGCAGTGAGTATGCCCAAAAAGAAGGGTTTTTGGCCTTTACGGATAACATCAATCTGTTATTGATTACGGATAATCGCTTTTTCGACGACACACGGGCTGCTGGCATTCCGGAGAATACAGCACTGATTCTGAATGCCGCCGATGTGATGACGGGTGATGCCGAACTGGTTTCCATCCGTAACCGGGGTATTAAGGTACGGCCGCTGAAACCGGAAATCCTGACCTCGGATACTGCACGGAATGTGTGGAAATGGGTCAATATCATCACACCTTCACTGCTTGTTATTCTTTTTGCCCTGTTCAAAGCGGGACAAAATCGTAAAAAACGCCGGAAACTGGAGGAATATTATGACTAA